The window TGCGAGCCGAGCGATCTGGGCATGGTCGTGCAATCCGCCTGTCTGGCCCACGACATCGGCAACCCGCCGTTCGGCCACTCCGGCGAGGATGCCATCCGCCACTGGTTCCAGCAGGCCGCCGGGCGCGGCTGGCTGGATGCGATGAGTGCGGAAGAACGCGCCGACTTCCTCAATTTCGAGGGCAACGCCCAGGGCTTCCGCGTGCTGACCCAACTGGAATACCACCAGTTCGACGGCGGCACGCGGCTGACCTACGCCACCCTTGGCACCTACCTGAAATACCCCTGGACCGCCCGCCACGCCGAGGCACTGGGCTACAAGAAGCACAAGTTCGGCTGCTACCAGAGCGAACTGCCGCTGCTTGAGCAGATCGCCGCCAAGCTCGGCCTCCCGCAGATCGAGGAGCAGCGCTGGGCGCGCCACCCGCTGGTGTACCTGATGGAGGCGGCGGACGACATCTGCTACGGCCTGATCGACCTGGAAGACGGCCTGGAGATGGAGCTGCTCGATTACGCCGAAGTCGAGGCCCTGTTGCTCGGCCTGGTCGGCGACGACCTGCCGGAAACCTACCGCCAGCTCGGCCCGCAGGACTCGCGCCGGCGCCGCTTGGCGATCCTGCGCGGCAAGGCCATCGAACACCTGACCAACGCCGCCGCCCGTGCCTTCGTCGAACAGCAGCCCGCGCTGCTGGCCGGCACCCTGCAAGGCGATCTGGTCGAGCACATGCACGGCCCGGCCAAGCGCTGCGTGCTCAGCGCCAAGGCCATGGCTCGGGAGAAGATCTTCCAGGACAAGCGCAAGACATTGCACGAGATCGGCGCCTACACCACCCTGGAAATTTTGCTTAATGCCTTTTGTGGTGCTGCACTGGAACAACAGGGCGGGCGCACGCCGTCGTTCAAGCACCAGCGGATTCTCGATCTGCTCGGCAATAACGCGCCGCAACCGGAGTGGCCGCTGCACCGCTCGTTCCTGCGCGTGATCGATTTCATCGCCGGTATGACCGACAGCTATGCCACCGAAATGGCCCGTGAAATGACCGGCCGCTCGAGCCCGATGTGACGCCATGAGACAAGCCATACGCGAAGCCCTCAGTTGGCATGCCGGCCCGCCCGCCTGGGGCTCGGGAGCGGTTGCGGCCCTCGGTTGCGCCTTGCCGCTGCTGCTCGGCCTGTTCTCCAGCCATTCCGGCTTCCTGTGGGCCGCCACCGGCGCCTTCCAGGCCGCCCAGGCTTCCGCCCTGCACCGCTTCGGCATGCTGCGCATGTTGCTGCTCACCGGTCTCGGTGCCTGCAGCGCCGGCCTGGGTTTCTGGAGCGGCAGCCATCCGTTGTTGAGCCTGGGGTTGTTCGCCGTCTTCGGCCTGCTGCTGGCCTGGCTGCAGCGCTTCGGCAAGGAGGCCGGCAAGCTCGGGGTCGGCCTGGCTGTGTGCCTGTCCCTCGGTCAGGGTCAGTACGGCATCGGCAACCTGCATAACCCTTATGCGGTGGCCATGCTGTTCATTCTCGGTGGCCTGTGGGTGATGCTGCTGGCCTTCGGCTTGCGCGGCGTGCATGGCCTGCGCATGTGGCCGCAGATGCCGCGCCTGTTGAGTCTGCTCAAGGTGCTGCGCCGCCACGCCCGACGCTTGCCCGAGCAGCAGTGGCGTCTGCATGCCCTCGGCTGCACCCTGGCTTTCGCCCTCGCCGGCCTGGTCGTACAACTGGCCGAACTGCCACGCGGCTACTGGCTGACCCTGACGGTGATCTGCACCCTGCAACTGGAATTCCGCGGCAGCCTGGTGCGCGCCCTGCAGTCGGGCGCAGCCAGCCTGTGTGCGGCCGCCCTGCTGATCCTCTTCGCCCACAGCCTGCAGAGCCCACCCTTGATGGTGGCGACCATGCTGCCGCTGATCTTTCTCAGCCGCACCTTCCAGGCCAACCATTACGGCCTCTACGTGATGCAGAACACCCTGTGTTTCGTGCTGCTCTCGGAAAGCCTGTCGCAGGACTGGCACCTGGCGCAGGTGCGCTTGGTGAACACTTTGCTGGGGGTCACGCTGGCAATACTGGTCGCCGTGCTGATGCATGGGCTGCAGCAGTATCTGAGCAGGCATCTGAAGCCGGTGTCGACGGATTGAACGCGAGGGGAAGAGGGGAATATTGCAGAGAGGGAACGATGGGCGCGCCGTGCGCGCGCCCATCGGTGTCACGTCAGAACCTGTTTCGGATCTCGCGAGCTAGAGTCAAACAAGGCAAAAACGGCTGAGGAAGCGGAGTTTACGAGTTGTAAATGAGCATTCCGAAGCCGTTTTTAACGCCGGTTGGCCGACGCGCAGCAGATCCGAGACAGGTTCTTAGGCCGGATTGATCGGGGTTTCCGGATACCAGACGTCGATCAGCGGGCTGACGGAGAAGTCCACCAGTTCGTTGCGGCCCTTCAGCCAGGCTTCGACCTGGACGCGCTGCTCCTCGCTCACCGAGCCGCGCGTAGCCAGGCACACCAGGCCGAAATCTTCGCCGCCGACATAGTCCAGGCCATTGCCGGCCATGGCTTCACGCAGGAACTGGGCGAGGAAGGCGTCGACGGCTTCATCGCTCAGACCGTCTTTCAAGTTCACGTTCAGCTCGAACCCCAACTCCTGGAACTCGTCGACACACAGTTTTTTGCGCAGACGGCGGGAACGGTTAGTCGCCATGGAAGAATCCTCAAGAGTGAATAAGCCCGGCACTTTACCAGCTTCGACCCCATCCCAGTAGGAGAAGCGCCCGATGCGGCCAGGCGTTCCGTCCGATCCCTGTACCGAACCGGCCAGGCAGCGAAATTTTATCCAATCGTCAGCGCCTGGGCGGCACAGCGCGAAAGCCTTCGGGCATAATGCCAGCCACTTCCCAAGCCACTCGTGGAAGCCATTGCCTTGTCATTTTCTTTTTTGCCCTTGCCTGAAGGGTTTTGCCCAATGATCAAAATACTTCGTCACCTGGCCATCGCCAGTTTGCTCTTGCCTATTGCCCTGCCCGCCTCCGCCACCAATTCCAGCCTGCCGCCGCAAGTGCAGCAGCTCCTGAAGAAGAGCAAGATCAGCAACAACTCGCTGTCCCTGGTGACCCTACCGCTCACCGGCCCTGGCACTGCGACCGCGGTCAATGCCGATGTGTCGGTGAACCCGGCCTCGACCATGAAGCTGATCACCACCTTCGCCGCCCTGGAACTGCTCGGCCCGACCTACCAATGGAAGACCGAGTTCTACACCGACGGCCAGCTGAAGAATGGCGTGCTGAATGGCAACCTCTACCTCAAAGGTGGCGGCGACCCCAAGCTGAACATGGAGAAGCTCTGGCTAATGATGCGCGACCTGCGCGCCAATGGCGTGCAGCAGGTGAGCGGCGATCTGGTGCTGGATCGCAGCCACTTCATCCAGCCGCAGCTGCCGACCTTCAACGATGATGGCGGCGACAAGAACAAGCCGTTCCTGGTCGGCCCGGATTCGCTGCTGGTCAACCTCAAGGCCGTGCGCATGATCACCCGCACCGAGGGCGGCAAGGTCAGCGTGGCCATGGACCCGCCACTGACCAATGTGCGCATCGACAACAAGGTCAAGGCCCTGCCGGCGGCCAAATGCCCCGGCTGGCCGGACGTACGCTTCAACCCGGTGACCCAGTACGACGGCACCACCCTGGTGGTCACCGGCAAGCTGGCCGAGGGCTGCAGCGCGCAATCCTACCTGTCGCTGCTCGATCACCCCGGCTATGCCGCCGGCGCCGTGCGGGCGATCTGGCAGGAATTGGGCGGAAGCATCGCCGGCAAGGACCGCATCGACCAGGTACCGAAGAGCGCCCGCCTGCTGGCCCGTGCCTATTCGCCGGATCTGGTGGAGATCATCCGCGACATCAACAAGTACAGTAACAACACCATGGCCCGCCAACTGTTCCTCAGCCTCGGCGCGCAGTTCCGCACCTCGGCCGACGGCGACGACGCCAAGGCCGCGCAGCGGGTGATCCGCCAGTGGCTGGCGAAGAAGGGCATCACCGCGCCGCACCTGGTGATGGAGAACGGCTCCGGCCTGTCGCGGGCCGAGCGGGTCAGCGCGCGGGAATTGGCGACCATGCTGCAGGCCGCCTGGAATAGCCCCTACGCCGCCGAGTACATCAGTTCGCTGCCGCTGGTGGCGATGGACGGCACCATGCGCAAGCGCCTGAAGCGTACCGCGCTGGCCGGCGAGGCACATATCAAGACCGGTACCCTCAACACCGTGCGCGCCATCGCCGGCTTCAGCCGCGATAGCAACGGCAACACCTGGGCGGTGGTGGCCATCCTCAACGACCAGAAGCCCTGGGGCGCCTCGTCGATTCTCGATCAGGTGCTGGTCGACCTGTATCGCCAGCCGAAGCTCGCCGGCAATACGGCGCAGCGCTGAAACCGTGTAATGAAAACGCCGCCCCATGGGGCGGCGTTTTCATTTTCGGACCGTAGGATGGGTTGAGCGCAGCGATACCCATCAATCAGCCCGTTGGGTATCGCTGCGCTCAACACCAACCTACAACAGCATGGTGCATGCCTATCCCTAGAGGCTGAACCTCCAAGCGCGGTGGATCTTCGGGTTACGGGCGAAGTCCGGATCGAGGGTCGTCGGACTGATTTCCTCGACCGCATAGCGCGCCGCCAGGCCCTCGTCGAGCTGGAACTTGCGGAAGTTGTTGGAGAAATACAGCACCCCACCCTTGGCCAGCCGGGCCATCGCCAGGTCGAGCAACTGGACGTGGTCGCGCTGCACGTCGAACACCCCTTCCATGCGCTTGGAGTTGGAGAAGGTCGGCGGGTCGATGAAGATCAGGTCGTATTCCCCGCGGTCGGCCGCCAGCCAGTTCATCACGTCGCCCTGCTCCAGGCGCTGCTTGTCGGAGAAGCCGTTCAGCGCCAGGTTGCGCCGCGCCCAGTCCAGATAGGTCTTCGATAGGTCGACACTGGTGGTGCTGCGCGCCCCACCCTTGGCCGCATGCACAGTGGCGGTAGCGGTGTAGCAGTACAGGTTGAGGAAGCGCTTGCCCGCCGCCTCACGCTGGATGCGCAGGCGCAGCGGGCGGTGATCGAGGAACAGGCCGGTGTCGAGGTAGTCGGTGAGGTTGACCAGCAGCTGCACGCCGCCTTCGCTGACCTCCATGAAGTGGCCCTGGGTGCTCTGGCGTTCGTACTGCTTGCTGCCGGTCTGCCGCTCGCGACGCTTGACGATCACCTTGCTGGTGTCCACCCCGAGCGCCTGGGGAATCGCCGCCAGCGCATCGAGCAGACGCGCCTGAGCTTTTTCCGGGTCGATCGAGCGCGGCGGCGCGTATTCCTGCACGTGCACCCAGTCACGGTAGAGGTCGATCGCCAGGGCGTACTCGGGCATGTCGGCATCGTACAGGCGGTAGCATTCCACGCCCTCGCGGCGCGCCCACTTGCCCAGGCTCTTCAGGTTCTTCTGCAGACGGTTGGCGAACATCTGCCCGCCTTCGCTCAGCCGTGCCTGCTCCGTGACGACCGGCTCGCGGCCCAGTTCGACTTGCTCGCGCTCACGTTCGCGCTGCTCCGGCGTGCGCCGTTCGCCGGTGACGAACTGTTCGGGCTGCACCTTGATCAGCAGCAGCTTGCACGGCAGCGCGCCGTTCCAGAATGCGTACTGCTTGTGACTGCGGATGCCCATGCGCTTGCCCAGCTCCGGCGCGCCGGTGAACACCGCCGCTTCCCAGTTCAGGCAGGCCTGGCGCAGACGCTCGCCGAGGTTCTGGTAGAGGTACAGCAGGCTGGCCTCATCGCCGAGGCGCTCGCCGTAGGGCGGGTTGCTGATCACCAGGCCGGTCTGGTTCTGGTCCGGGCGGGGCGAAAACGTCGCCAACTCGCCCTGATAGATCTTGATCCAATCGGTCAGACCGGCGCGCTCGATGTTGTTGCGCCCCGGCTGGATCAGCCGCGGGTCAGCCTCGTAGCCACGAATCCACAGTGGCGGTTTGGCCAGACCGGCCGCGGCGCGCGCCTCGGCCTCGGCATGCAGTTTCTTCCACAGCGCCGGCACATGTCCGAGCCAGCTGGAGAAGCCCCAGCGCTCGCGCTTGAGGTTGGGGGCGATGTCCGCGGCGATCATCGCCGCCTCGACCAGGAAGGTGCCGACCCCACACATCGGGTCGGCCAACGCCCCGCCAGCGGCGGCGATACGCGGCCAGCCGGCACGGATCAGGATCGCCGCGGCGAGGTTCTCCTTCAGCGGCGCGGCGCCCTGCTGCAGGCGATAGCCGCGCTGGTGCAGGCTATGCCCAGAGAGATCGAGAGAGAGGATCGCCTCGCCGCGATCCAGACGCAGATGCACGCGCAGATCGGGGTTGATCTTGTCGATCGATGGCCGCTCGCCGCTGTCGCGGCGCAGTTTGTCGACGATGGCGTCCTTGACCTTCAGCGCCCCGAAGTGGGTGTTGTCGATGCCGGAACCGTTACCGCTGAACTCCACAGCCAGGCTGCCGTCGCTCTGCAGATGCTCCTGCCAGTCCACGCTCAGGACGTTTTGATACAGCTCCTCGGCGTTGGCCATGGTAAAGCGCTTGAGCACCAGCAGCACGCGGTTGGCCAGCCGCGACCACAGGCACAGGCGGTAGGCCGTCTCCATGCTGGCGAAGCCGCGAATGGCCGCGGTGTGCTCGCGCACCTCTTCCAGCCCCAGGCCGGCGGCTTCCTCGGCGAGTAGGCTTTCCAGCCCTTTGGGGCAGGTGAGAAACAGTTCGAAACGGTCCGACATGCAGATATCCAGTGCCTTGCGGCCAGCTACGGCGCGCCTGTTTTCCGGCAGCGCCTGGGTTGAACAATCGCGGTCCACCCGCGACTGCGCGACACAAGGGTGTCGCTCGCCCGTCAGGGAAAATCTCCCTCCGGACGTGGGCCAGACCCGCGGCAACCGGATCTAGCATTCTCAAATCACCGACTCAAATCACTAGCGCCTGAGCTGAGCTTAGGGCGGGTTGCCGGCAATGGGCGAACCGTCACGGCACGAAATTGCGCCGAAACCGGTGACAAAAGGTCGCAGCTCAACCCTTCGTCGGAATGATTGGCAGGCCCAGACGAGATCCATTCGCACTGCCAAAGCCAGCCAGAAGCCGCCTACAACGCCCCCATACGGGGCTCTCGACAAAATTCTTCTGACCGTGCCCCTTGTCCTTATGGCCTACCCCACAAAAAGGTTACGCCCTTATGACAAATTGATCGTTCCCACAGGAGGTGGCATTGGTTAGAAATCAACTCAGGTTGCAGCCGCAATGGCCGCAACAGGAGGCCCGTGACGCCGGCAACGGGCCGCTCTGGTAGAGGCTATCTACCAGGCCTCAACTCGGGGCTAACAGGACATAACAGTCAACAAGTGAGGGCAACACCCTATGAGAAGACTTAAGCGTGATCCTTTAGAACGAGCTTTTCTGCGTGGTTATCAATACGGCGTTCATGGTAAATCCCGCGATCTTTGTCCTTTCACCCTTCCGTCCGTCCGCCAAGCCTGGATCAACGGCTGGCGCGAAGGTCGCGGCGACCAATGGGACGGTATGACCGGCACCGCCGGTATCCATCGACTTAACGAACTCAACGCTGTCGGCTGATAAAGGGTCCCGACTTCCAGGTTTACCAAGCACGCCCCATCCGGGCGGCGGGCGAGAGCCCAGGGCTCCTTCGGGAGCCCTTTTTATTGCCTGCGTTTGGGCCTACGCGCGCCTTAACGCGGCAGCGCGCCGATGGCATCCACCGCCTCACGGATCAGCGCCGGGCCCTTGTAGATGAAGCCGGAATAGATCTGCACCAGACTGGCTCCGGCGGCGATCTTCTCGGCCGCATGCGCGCCTTCGGTGATGCCGCCGACGGCGATGATCGGCAAACGCCCACCCAACTCACCCGCCAGCACCTTGACGGTATGCGTGCTCTTGTCGCGTACCGGCGCGCCGGACAGGCCACCCGCCTCGTCGCCATAGGGCAAGCCTGCGACGCCTTCGCGGCCGAGGGTGGTGTTGGTGGCGATCACCGCGTCCATCCCCGCTTCCACCAGCGCCGCCGCCACCTCGGCGATTTCCTCGTCGCTCATGTCCGGGGCGATCTTGATCGCCAGCGGTACGCGCTTGCCATGCTGGACGGCCAGGTCTTCCTGGCGCTGGCGCAAGGCCTCGAGCAGCTGCTTGAGCGAGTCGCCGAACTGCAAGCTGCGCAGCCCCGGGGTGTTCGGCGAGCTGACGTTGACGGTGACGTAGCTGGCGTGGGCATAGACCTTGTCCAGGCCGAGCAGGTAGTCATCCACCGCGCGCTCGACCGGGGTGTCGAAGTTCTTGCCGATATTGATGCCGAGCACACCCTTGAACTTGGCGGCCTTGACCCGCGCCAGCAGATGGTCGATACCCTGGTTGTTGAAGCCCATGCGGTTGATGATCGCCTCGGCCTCGGGCAGACGGAACAGCCGCGGTTTGGGGTTGCCCGGCTGCGGCCGCGGGGTCACGGTGCCGATCTCGACGAAGCCGAAACCGAGCTGGGCGAAGCCGTCGATGGCATCGCCGTTCTTGTCCAGGCCAGCGGCCAGACCGACCGGGTTGGGGAAGTCCAAGCCCATCACGTTCACCGGCAGCGGGCGCGGCGCCTTGCTCAGCAGGCCATTGAGGCCGAGGCGGCCACCGGCGCCGATCAGGTCGATGGACAGCTCGTGGGAGGTTTCCGGGGACAGGGTGAACAGCAGCTGGCGGGCCAGGTTATACATGGGCGGCTTAGCTCGATAAGGGCGGGATGTCAGGGCGGCGATTATAGCCGCGCGCGCCGGCCGCAAGCGAGGCGCCGGCGGCGATCAGTCCAGGCGGCGCAGGCTCAGCAGCTCACCGGCGGGCGAAACCTCGAGGGCAAAACAGCCATAGACGCCGGCATGACTGAGGAACGCTCGCAGATGATGGGCCGGCAGGCTGACCCGGCGACCATCACGACTGTGTAACAGCACACGATTAGCCTGGCCCCGATAAACCGCCTGCAAACGCGCCGCGGGTAAGGCGATATCCAGCACCAGGCTGGCCATGGAAGAACCCTCGCAATGATTGCCGCCATACTGCCACAGAGGCACTACCTTAGCCCCGCCCAGTCGGGTCACGACCGTGCAGCCGCGGCATTCCTCTGCCACACTGGCACGCGTAGTCTTGGAGTTTTCCGCCGATCATGAGCACGCCCGAGCCGCCGCCGAACCTGTCCGCGCGCCTGAACACGCTTGCCCAGCGTCTGGGCCTGAGCGGCCGCGGCACGCGCTTACTGCGCGAGCGAGCCGCCGCCTTGCGTTTGCCCTTTCAGCCGCTGCCGGCAATTCAGTCGAGTATCTGGTGGCAGGCCGGACCGCCGCTGCAGCGCCTGGTCAAGCTGCCCCGTAGCGCCCTCTCCGGGCCGGTCCAGGACGACAAGGCCGATGCCCATGCCCTGCTGGTCGGCGTGGTGGCGCAGGAGCGGCAGCAGCTGGACAACTTCGACCTGCGCTTGATCGATGGCCTCGACCACGCCGGCGCGACAGACCACCACATCAGCCTGGAGCAGTTCTGCGCCACCCCGGCGTGCCGCAACGTGCGCATCATCAGCTACAAGGACTTCGTCAAAACCATCAGCCAGGCCCTGCCGCGCTACCTGGCCGGCGAGCGCATCCACCTGCGCGCGGCCAGTTGGCTCGGGCAACGCTGGTTCTGGGCCGGCGAACGGCAGATCGAGGCGCTCGCCGGCGCCATCGTCTATGCCCGTCGGCGCGGCCTGGAAATAAGCCTGCCGGCGGACATCACCCGCTACCGTCTCAGCGCCAGCGGGCTCGATGCCTTGCAGGCGCGCTATCACGTGCTGGCCATGCCGGTGCAGGCTTGGAGCGCCCCGGACTTCATGAGCCTGCTGCTCGACAATGGCCTACCCTATGCGCGCCTGTCGCTGCTGCACACCCCCGGCGCTCCGGAAATCCTCCTGCTGCCGCGCCAGAACGCGGAAGCCATGGCCCTCGGCGAAGGGCTGAGCCGAGCCGGCGCCGCCGATGTGGTGGCTTACCTGCGCGGGTTGATGCAAACCACTGACAGCTGATCCACACAGCAGAACGGCGCCCGTAGGCGCCGTTCTGCTGGTGCGTTGAGCCCCTGCCCCGCTATGGGACCCCATGCTGGGCACTCTGCGCCAGATCCATCAGCTCGCGGTTGGCCACCGCGTACATGGCGTAGTCGGTGCTGGTCGAGGCGCGCAGCTCGGTGAGCATGACCCGCCAGCGCTCCACCAGCAGCCGATGCTGCTTCAGCCAGAGCACCACCCGCGCCTCGATGTCCGCCGAACCGTCGACCATCTGCAACACCGACACCGTG is drawn from Pseudomonas cavernae and contains these coding sequences:
- a CDS encoding DUF6685 family protein codes for the protein MMSTPEPPPNLSARLNTLAQRLGLSGRGTRLLRERAAALRLPFQPLPAIQSSIWWQAGPPLQRLVKLPRSALSGPVQDDKADAHALLVGVVAQERQQLDNFDLRLIDGLDHAGATDHHISLEQFCATPACRNVRIISYKDFVKTISQALPRYLAGERIHLRAASWLGQRWFWAGERQIEALAGAIVYARRRGLEISLPADITRYRLSASGLDALQARYHVLAMPVQAWSAPDFMSLLLDNGLPYARLSLLHTPGAPEILLLPRQNAEAMALGEGLSRAGAADVVAYLRGLMQTTDS
- a CDS encoding quinone-dependent dihydroorotate dehydrogenase — encoded protein: MYNLARQLLFTLSPETSHELSIDLIGAGGRLGLNGLLSKAPRPLPVNVMGLDFPNPVGLAAGLDKNGDAIDGFAQLGFGFVEIGTVTPRPQPGNPKPRLFRLPEAEAIINRMGFNNQGIDHLLARVKAAKFKGVLGINIGKNFDTPVERAVDDYLLGLDKVYAHASYVTVNVSSPNTPGLRSLQFGDSLKQLLEALRQRQEDLAVQHGKRVPLAIKIAPDMSDEEIAEVAAALVEAGMDAVIATNTTLGREGVAGLPYGDEAGGLSGAPVRDKSTHTVKVLAGELGGRLPIIAVGGITEGAHAAEKIAAGASLVQIYSGFIYKGPALIREAVDAIGALPR
- the dacB gene encoding D-alanyl-D-alanine carboxypeptidase/D-alanyl-D-alanine-endopeptidase, which gives rise to MIKILRHLAIASLLLPIALPASATNSSLPPQVQQLLKKSKISNNSLSLVTLPLTGPGTATAVNADVSVNPASTMKLITTFAALELLGPTYQWKTEFYTDGQLKNGVLNGNLYLKGGGDPKLNMEKLWLMMRDLRANGVQQVSGDLVLDRSHFIQPQLPTFNDDGGDKNKPFLVGPDSLLVNLKAVRMITRTEGGKVSVAMDPPLTNVRIDNKVKALPAAKCPGWPDVRFNPVTQYDGTTLVVTGKLAEGCSAQSYLSLLDHPGYAAGAVRAIWQELGGSIAGKDRIDQVPKSARLLARAYSPDLVEIIRDINKYSNNTMARQLFLSLGAQFRTSADGDDAKAAQRVIRQWLAKKGITAPHLVMENGSGLSRAERVSARELATMLQAAWNSPYAAEYISSLPLVAMDGTMRKRLKRTALAGEAHIKTGTLNTVRAIAGFSRDSNGNTWAVVAILNDQKPWGASSILDQVLVDLYRQPKLAGNTAQR
- the rlmKL gene encoding bifunctional 23S rRNA (guanine(2069)-N(7))-methyltransferase RlmK/23S rRNA (guanine(2445)-N(2))-methyltransferase RlmL; this translates as MSDRFELFLTCPKGLESLLAEEAAGLGLEEVREHTAAIRGFASMETAYRLCLWSRLANRVLLVLKRFTMANAEELYQNVLSVDWQEHLQSDGSLAVEFSGNGSGIDNTHFGALKVKDAIVDKLRRDSGERPSIDKINPDLRVHLRLDRGEAILSLDLSGHSLHQRGYRLQQGAAPLKENLAAAILIRAGWPRIAAAGGALADPMCGVGTFLVEAAMIAADIAPNLKRERWGFSSWLGHVPALWKKLHAEAEARAAAGLAKPPLWIRGYEADPRLIQPGRNNIERAGLTDWIKIYQGELATFSPRPDQNQTGLVISNPPYGERLGDEASLLYLYQNLGERLRQACLNWEAAVFTGAPELGKRMGIRSHKQYAFWNGALPCKLLLIKVQPEQFVTGERRTPEQREREREQVELGREPVVTEQARLSEGGQMFANRLQKNLKSLGKWARREGVECYRLYDADMPEYALAIDLYRDWVHVQEYAPPRSIDPEKAQARLLDALAAIPQALGVDTSKVIVKRRERQTGSKQYERQSTQGHFMEVSEGGVQLLVNLTDYLDTGLFLDHRPLRLRIQREAAGKRFLNLYCYTATATVHAAKGGARSTTSVDLSKTYLDWARRNLALNGFSDKQRLEQGDVMNWLAADRGEYDLIFIDPPTFSNSKRMEGVFDVQRDHVQLLDLAMARLAKGGVLYFSNNFRKFQLDEGLAARYAVEEISPTTLDPDFARNPKIHRAWRFSL
- a CDS encoding deoxyguanosinetriphosphate triphosphohydrolase encodes the protein MDWHTLLTRERLGKPVHSTEELGRSPFHKDHDRIIFSGAFRRLGRKTQVHPVTSNDHIHTRLTHSLEVSCVGRSLGMRVGEMIRDSLPDWCEPSDLGMVVQSACLAHDIGNPPFGHSGEDAIRHWFQQAAGRGWLDAMSAEERADFLNFEGNAQGFRVLTQLEYHQFDGGTRLTYATLGTYLKYPWTARHAEALGYKKHKFGCYQSELPLLEQIAAKLGLPQIEEQRWARHPLVYLMEAADDICYGLIDLEDGLEMELLDYAEVEALLLGLVGDDLPETYRQLGPQDSRRRRLAILRGKAIEHLTNAAARAFVEQQPALLAGTLQGDLVEHMHGPAKRCVLSAKAMAREKIFQDKRKTLHEIGAYTTLEILLNAFCGAALEQQGGRTPSFKHQRILDLLGNNAPQPEWPLHRSFLRVIDFIAGMTDSYATEMAREMTGRSSPM
- the rmf gene encoding ribosome modulation factor codes for the protein MRRLKRDPLERAFLRGYQYGVHGKSRDLCPFTLPSVRQAWINGWREGRGDQWDGMTGTAGIHRLNELNAVG
- a CDS encoding FUSC family protein, whose protein sequence is MRQAIREALSWHAGPPAWGSGAVAALGCALPLLLGLFSSHSGFLWAATGAFQAAQASALHRFGMLRMLLLTGLGACSAGLGFWSGSHPLLSLGLFAVFGLLLAWLQRFGKEAGKLGVGLAVCLSLGQGQYGIGNLHNPYAVAMLFILGGLWVMLLAFGLRGVHGLRMWPQMPRLLSLLKVLRRHARRLPEQQWRLHALGCTLAFALAGLVVQLAELPRGYWLTLTVICTLQLEFRGSLVRALQSGAASLCAAALLILFAHSLQSPPLMVATMLPLIFLSRTFQANHYGLYVMQNTLCFVLLSESLSQDWHLAQVRLVNTLLGVTLAILVAVLMHGLQQYLSRHLKPVSTD
- a CDS encoding DUF2835 domain-containing protein, yielding MASLVLDIALPAARLQAVYRGQANRVLLHSRDGRRVSLPAHHLRAFLSHAGVYGCFALEVSPAGELLSLRRLD
- a CDS encoding 50S ribosome-binding protein YggL; the encoded protein is MATNRSRRLRKKLCVDEFQELGFELNVNLKDGLSDEAVDAFLAQFLREAMAGNGLDYVGGEDFGLVCLATRGSVSEEQRVQVEAWLKGRNELVDFSVSPLIDVWYPETPINPA